One window of Mesorhizobium loti R88b genomic DNA carries:
- the lpxD gene encoding UDP-3-O-(3-hydroxymyristoyl)glucosamine N-acyltransferase: protein MTDPVFFAPSRRYTAAEVANLTGSVLVDSGHSEVSISALAPAHEGGANALVFVDGKRNSGLMPSLRAAAVLCPAEFASKAPAGVAVLTHPRPQQAFALIGRLLFPAAATPGPMTGETGVSPHAHIDPTAHVEAGAIIEAGVVIGPGASIGSGTVIAPNAVIGQSCQIGRDGYVGPGVSIQYALIGNRVIIHGGARIGQDGFGFVGGAKGPERVPQIGRVVIQDDVEIGSNTTVDRGAMSDTIIGQGTKIDNLVQIAHNVRIGRNCIIAGLSGISGSVVVGDNVTMGGGVGLADHLTIGSGAKLAARSGFMSNVPAGEIWGGYPAQPMAEAMREIAMLRTMARARKQGNGNG, encoded by the coding sequence ATGACCGATCCGGTGTTTTTCGCGCCATCACGCCGGTATACGGCGGCCGAAGTCGCGAATCTGACCGGCTCGGTGCTTGTCGATTCCGGTCACTCGGAGGTTTCGATCTCAGCGTTGGCACCGGCCCACGAAGGCGGCGCCAATGCGCTCGTCTTCGTCGACGGCAAGCGCAATTCCGGGCTGATGCCGTCGCTGCGGGCAGCCGCGGTTCTTTGCCCGGCGGAATTCGCCAGCAAGGCGCCGGCCGGTGTCGCCGTCCTCACCCATCCACGGCCGCAACAGGCCTTCGCGCTGATCGGTCGGCTGCTGTTCCCCGCGGCCGCGACACCGGGGCCGATGACCGGTGAAACCGGTGTTTCTCCACATGCCCATATCGATCCGACCGCGCATGTCGAAGCCGGCGCCATCATCGAGGCTGGCGTGGTCATCGGGCCAGGCGCCTCGATCGGCAGCGGCACCGTCATCGCGCCAAACGCGGTCATTGGACAGTCCTGCCAGATTGGCCGTGACGGCTATGTCGGCCCGGGCGTCAGCATCCAGTATGCGCTGATCGGCAACCGGGTCATCATCCATGGCGGCGCCAGGATCGGCCAGGATGGCTTTGGCTTTGTTGGTGGCGCCAAGGGGCCAGAGCGTGTTCCCCAGATCGGGCGGGTCGTCATCCAGGACGATGTCGAGATCGGCTCCAACACGACGGTCGATCGCGGCGCCATGTCCGATACGATCATCGGCCAGGGCACCAAGATCGACAATCTCGTGCAGATCGCCCATAACGTCCGCATCGGGCGCAATTGCATAATAGCTGGACTTTCGGGTATTTCAGGTTCCGTCGTCGTGGGTGACAATGTCACCATGGGCGGCGGCGTCGGGCTTGCTGATCACCTGACCATCGGGTCTGGGGCCAAGCTTGCCGCCAGAAGTGGATTTATGAGCAATGTCCCTGCCGGCGAGATCTGGGGTGGTTATCCGGCACAGCCGATGGCGGAAGCGATGCGGGAGATAGCCATGTTGCGCACGATGGCCAGGGCACGCAAGCAGGGCAACGGAAATGGCTGA
- the fabZ gene encoding 3-hydroxyacyl-ACP dehydratase FabZ, with product MADMVAATTLEAVDIMGLMKLLPHRYPFLMIDRIVDIDGDNSAVGIKNVTINEPHFQGHFPEQPVMPGVLIVEAMAQTAGAICIRSLGASKPSLVYFLTIDNAKFRKPVVPGDQLKIHVKKIKKRGNLLKFACEAMVEGTKVAEAEISAMMVTGD from the coding sequence ATGGCTGATATGGTGGCGGCGACAACGCTGGAAGCGGTCGACATCATGGGGCTGATGAAGCTCCTGCCGCATCGCTATCCCTTCCTGATGATCGACCGCATTGTCGACATCGATGGCGATAACTCGGCCGTCGGCATCAAGAACGTTACTATCAACGAGCCGCATTTTCAGGGCCATTTCCCCGAGCAGCCGGTCATGCCAGGCGTGCTGATCGTCGAGGCCATGGCACAGACGGCCGGCGCCATCTGCATCCGCAGCCTTGGGGCGTCGAAGCCGTCGCTGGTCTATTTCCTGACCATCGACAACGCCAAGTTCCGCAAACCGGTCGTTCCTGGCGACCAGTTGAAGATCCACGTCAAGAAAATCAAGAAGCGCGGCAACCTGCTCAAATTCGCCTGCGAAGCCATGGTCGAGGGTACCAAGGTGGCCGAGGCCGAGATTTCAGCCATGATGGTCACCGGCGACTGA
- the lpxA gene encoding acyl-ACP--UDP-N-acetylglucosamine O-acyltransferase: protein MKIKTSIHPSSVVEEGAQIGQGVRIGPFCHISADAVIGDGVELVSHVSVMGATTIGASTKVYPMATLGAPPQNTKHKGGRTTLVIGANCTIREGVTMHVGTDTSRGETTVGDNGNFLAYAHIAHDCVVGNNATFANGATLGGHCEVGNNVYIGGLSAVHQFVRVGDNAFLGGCSAFVGDVIPYAIAVGNRASLRGLNIIGLKRAGLPRAEIYLLRKAYRTIFDRSRTVAENVELAKAEFASSPTAMKIIDFISSRGKRHYAVPSLKGGDGDDADDED from the coding sequence ATGAAAATCAAGACTTCCATCCATCCTTCCTCCGTCGTGGAAGAAGGCGCCCAGATTGGCCAAGGTGTGCGCATCGGACCGTTTTGCCACATCAGCGCCGATGCCGTGATCGGCGACGGTGTCGAACTGGTCAGCCATGTCTCGGTGATGGGTGCGACGACCATCGGGGCGTCGACCAAGGTCTATCCGATGGCGACACTGGGCGCGCCGCCACAAAACACCAAGCACAAGGGCGGTCGCACCACGCTGGTCATCGGCGCCAATTGCACCATCCGCGAAGGTGTGACCATGCATGTCGGCACCGATACCAGCCGCGGCGAAACCACGGTCGGCGACAATGGCAATTTCCTCGCCTACGCCCACATCGCCCATGATTGCGTTGTCGGCAACAATGCCACCTTTGCCAATGGCGCGACGCTGGGCGGCCACTGCGAGGTCGGCAACAACGTCTATATTGGCGGCCTCAGCGCCGTGCATCAATTCGTGCGTGTCGGCGACAACGCTTTCCTCGGCGGATGTTCGGCATTTGTCGGCGATGTCATCCCCTACGCCATTGCCGTCGGCAACCGCGCCAGCCTGCGCGGCCTGAATATCATTGGCCTGAAGCGGGCCGGCCTGCCGCGCGCGGAAATCTACCTGCTGCGCAAAGCCTACAGGACGATTTTCGATCGCTCCCGCACGGTTGCCGAGAATGTCGAGCTGGCCAAGGCGGAATTCGCCTCGTCGCCGACAGCCATGAAGATCATCGATTTCATCTCCAGCCGCGGCAAGCGGCACTATGCCGTGCCGTCGCTCAAGGGCGGCGATGGCGACGACGCCGATGACGAAGACTGA
- a CDS encoding LpxI family protein — MATTPMTKTEVVARGLDLSPDARVGIIAGGGSLPVEVAAGAAGQGYPPFIILMEGEADRLAELRQYEHETLALEAIGSLLPLLRRHGITHLVLAGEIRRRPRLTHLRPSLSLLAVIPLVVMALARGDDGLLKVVARGLEARGIKVVGAHEIVPTLVAAEGVLTKAAPRDSDRRDIEAGLAAAKAIGALDIGQAAIAIGGRVIALEGIEGTAGLLERAKLLRGHGRIAGKTRGVLVKCAKPGQELRADLPSIGPQSVEAAHAAGLAGIAVEAGRSLVLEGPATIARANALGLFIVGLPAVEPANG; from the coding sequence ATGGCGACGACGCCGATGACGAAGACTGAGGTCGTCGCGAGGGGTCTCGATCTTTCGCCTGATGCCAGGGTCGGCATCATCGCCGGTGGCGGCAGCCTGCCGGTCGAAGTCGCGGCCGGTGCGGCCGGGCAGGGCTACCCGCCCTTCATCATTCTCATGGAAGGTGAGGCCGACCGACTGGCCGAATTGCGCCAGTATGAGCATGAGACGCTTGCCCTGGAGGCCATCGGCTCACTGCTCCCCTTACTCAGACGCCACGGGATCACCCACCTGGTGCTCGCGGGTGAGATCAGGCGCAGACCGAGACTGACACATCTGCGCCCAAGCCTCAGCCTGCTTGCGGTCATACCGCTTGTCGTGATGGCGCTCGCACGCGGCGATGACGGCCTGCTGAAGGTCGTGGCGCGAGGCCTGGAGGCGCGTGGAATAAAGGTCGTCGGCGCCCACGAAATCGTTCCGACCCTCGTTGCCGCCGAGGGCGTCTTGACGAAGGCAGCGCCCAGGGATTCAGATCGGCGCGACATCGAAGCGGGGCTCGCCGCGGCGAAGGCCATCGGGGCGCTGGATATCGGCCAGGCGGCGATAGCGATCGGCGGCCGCGTCATCGCGCTGGAAGGCATTGAAGGGACGGCTGGGTTGCTCGAGCGGGCGAAGCTGCTGCGCGGCCACGGCCGCATCGCGGGCAAGACCCGTGGCGTTCTCGTCAAATGCGCCAAGCCCGGTCAGGAACTGCGCGCGGATCTTCCTTCCATTGGCCCGCAATCGGTTGAAGCCGCGCATGCGGCCGGACTTGCCGGCATTGCCGTCGAGGCAGGACGTTCGCTTGTTCTGGAAGGCCCTGCGACCATCGCCCGGGCCAATGCGCTTGGCCTCTTCATCGTCGGTTTGCCTGCTGTGGAGCCGGCTAATGGGTAA
- the lpxB gene encoding lipid-A-disaccharide synthase has product MGNDRPLRIAIVAGEESGDVLGADIVRSLKHATGRDVQLLGLGGRHLQALGLVSPFDAGEIALMGFTAVLRDLPRLMRRINQLADTVAREKPDCLVTIDSPDFSLRVARKVRAANPSIPIIHYVCPSVWAWRPGRAAAMKPYVDHILCILPFEVKELERLGGPPGTYVGHRLTHDAGVLAAAKAQDLPRDLAADRVKTLLVLPGSRRGEVRRLLEPFGETVSMLKARGHRLRLMLPTVPHVAELVRAGVTRWDEKPEIIVDPQRKWQAFGKADAALIASGTVSLELALVGVPMVSSYRLDPIARAVAPYFVSVWSALLPNLIADRALIPEFYNEYVKPNNLARQMEALFADSGMRAWQKQGFAEIARRMATDKPSGEIAAGVVLRYAKKAP; this is encoded by the coding sequence ATGGGTAATGACAGGCCACTCAGGATTGCCATCGTCGCCGGCGAAGAGTCCGGAGACGTGCTCGGCGCCGACATCGTGCGTTCGCTGAAACATGCGACCGGTCGCGATGTGCAACTCCTCGGCCTTGGTGGCCGCCATCTGCAGGCCCTGGGCCTGGTATCGCCATTCGATGCCGGCGAGATCGCACTCATGGGGTTCACCGCCGTCCTGCGCGATCTGCCACGGCTGATGCGGCGGATCAATCAACTGGCCGACACTGTTGCTCGGGAGAAGCCGGACTGCCTCGTCACCATCGACAGCCCCGATTTTTCGCTGCGCGTGGCCAGGAAAGTGCGCGCGGCCAATCCGTCGATCCCGATCATCCACTATGTCTGCCCGAGTGTATGGGCATGGCGGCCGGGCAGGGCGGCGGCAATGAAACCCTATGTCGACCATATCCTCTGCATCCTGCCGTTCGAGGTCAAGGAACTGGAACGGCTCGGTGGTCCGCCCGGCACTTATGTCGGGCATCGCCTGACCCATGATGCAGGCGTGCTGGCGGCGGCGAAGGCGCAAGACCTGCCGCGCGACCTGGCAGCTGATCGCGTCAAGACATTGCTTGTCCTGCCCGGTTCACGGCGCGGCGAGGTGCGAAGGCTGCTCGAGCCATTTGGCGAGACCGTGTCGATGCTGAAGGCTCGCGGGCATCGCCTGCGGCTGATGCTGCCGACAGTGCCGCATGTCGCGGAGCTCGTCCGCGCTGGCGTCACCCGATGGGACGAAAAGCCCGAAATCATCGTCGATCCCCAGCGCAAATGGCAGGCCTTCGGCAAGGCCGATGCCGCGTTGATCGCGTCGGGGACCGTATCGCTGGAACTCGCGTTGGTAGGCGTCCCGATGGTCTCAAGCTACAGGCTCGATCCCATCGCACGTGCCGTTGCGCCCTATTTCGTTTCGGTCTGGTCGGCGCTGCTGCCCAATTTGATCGCCGATCGTGCGCTTATTCCCGAGTTCTACAACGAATACGTCAAACCGAACAATCTGGCCCGGCAGATGGAAGCATTGTTCGCCGACAGCGGCATGCGTGCCTGGCAGAAGCAAGGCTTTGCCGAGATCGCCAGGCGCATGGCGACCGACAAGCCATCTGGCGAGATTGCGGCGGGCGTTGTGTTGCGTTACGCGAAAAAGGCGCCCTGA
- the gltA gene encoding citrate synthase has product MTEAAKKLDVGGQEATATLEFAGKTHEFKVRSGSVGPDVIDIASLYSTTGAFTYDPGFTSTASCESEITFIDGDAGILLHRGYPIDQLAEHGDFLEVCYLLLYGELPTKAQKDDFDYRVTRHTMVHEQMSRFFTGFRRDAHPMAVMCGVVGALSAFYHDSTDISDPYQRMVASMRLIAKMPTIAAMAYKYHIGQPFIYPKNELNFAANFLHMCFAVPCEEYKINPVLARAMERIFILHADHEQNASTSTVRLAGSSGANPFACIAAGIACLWGPAHGGANEAALNMLGEIGHVDHIPEFIARAKDKNDPFRLMGFGHRVYKNYDPRAKIMQKTAHEVLGELGIKDDPLLDIAMELEKIALTDPYFIEKKLYPNVDFYSGITLKALGFPTTMFTVLFAVARTVGWIAQWKEMIEDPRQKIGRPRQLYTGAPERDYVPIAKR; this is encoded by the coding sequence ATGACCGAAGCTGCGAAAAAACTGGATGTGGGCGGCCAAGAGGCTACGGCAACGCTTGAGTTCGCCGGCAAGACTCACGAGTTCAAGGTGCGAAGCGGCTCCGTCGGGCCCGACGTCATCGACATTGCCTCGCTCTACAGCACGACCGGTGCCTTTACCTACGATCCCGGCTTCACCTCGACCGCAAGCTGCGAGTCCGAAATCACCTTCATCGACGGCGATGCCGGTATTCTTCTCCATCGCGGCTACCCGATCGACCAGCTGGCCGAGCACGGCGACTTCCTCGAAGTCTGCTATCTCCTGCTCTATGGCGAATTGCCGACCAAGGCGCAGAAGGACGATTTCGACTACCGCGTAACGCGCCACACCATGGTGCACGAGCAGATGTCGCGTTTCTTCACCGGCTTCCGCCGCGACGCGCACCCGATGGCGGTGATGTGCGGCGTGGTCGGCGCGCTGTCGGCCTTCTACCACGACTCCACCGACATCTCCGATCCCTACCAGCGCATGGTCGCTTCCATGCGGCTGATCGCCAAGATGCCGACGATCGCCGCCATGGCCTATAAATACCACATCGGCCAGCCCTTCATTTACCCGAAGAACGAGCTGAACTTCGCCGCCAACTTCCTGCATATGTGCTTCGCCGTGCCGTGCGAGGAGTACAAGATCAACCCGGTGCTGGCGCGCGCCATGGAACGCATCTTCATCCTGCACGCCGATCACGAGCAGAACGCCTCGACCTCGACCGTTCGTCTTGCCGGCTCGTCGGGCGCCAACCCGTTCGCTTGCATCGCGGCTGGCATCGCTTGCCTCTGGGGCCCGGCCCATGGCGGCGCCAATGAAGCGGCGCTGAACATGCTGGGCGAGATCGGCCATGTCGATCACATCCCCGAGTTCATTGCCCGTGCCAAGGACAAGAACGATCCGTTCCGGCTGATGGGCTTCGGTCACCGCGTCTACAAGAACTATGATCCGCGTGCGAAAATCATGCAGAAGACCGCGCATGAGGTTCTGGGCGAGCTCGGCATCAAGGACGACCCGCTGCTCGACATCGCCATGGAACTGGAAAAGATCGCGCTGACCGATCCCTACTTCATCGAGAAGAAGCTCTACCCGAACGTCGACTTCTACTCCGGCATCACGCTGAAGGCGCTGGGCTTCCCCACCACCATGTTCACCGTGCTGTTCGCGGTCGCCCGCACCGTCGGCTGGATCGCGCAGTGGAAGGAAATGATTGAGGATCCGCGCCAGAAGATCGGCCGCCCGCGCCAGCTCTACACCGGTGCGCCGGAGCGTGACTACGTGCCGATCGCCAAGCGCTGA
- the gltX gene encoding glutamate--tRNA ligase, translating into MSDKVVTRFAPSPTGYLHIGGARTALFNWLYAKHTNGTMVLRIEDTDRERSSDAATQAILDGLTWLGLSWDGEAISQFERAPRHREVAEELVRLGKAYYSYETPAELEAMREAARAKGLPPRYNGQWRDRGPSEAPPGVKGAIRIKAPTEGETVVHDRVQGEVRFPNKDLDDFIILRSDGNPTYMHAVVVDDHDMGVTHIIRGDDHLTNAARQTVIYTAMGWDVPSMSHIPLIHGADGAKLSKRHGALGVEAYRAMGYLPEALLNYLARLGWSHGDDEIMSIKDMISWFDIGDVNKGAARFDFAKLEAINGAHMRKMADAELFDIFIATLPYLEGGPAMAARLDDRNKAQLLAALPGLKERAKTLVELVDGAAFLFATRPLPIDDKAALLLNDDARKILRGAHEALNALSGDWTAAAAEAAIREVALAGGHKLGAVAQPLRAALTGKSTSPGVFDVLAVLGREESLARIADQID; encoded by the coding sequence ATGTCCGACAAGGTCGTCACCCGTTTTGCCCCCTCGCCCACCGGCTATCTGCATATCGGTGGCGCACGCACGGCGCTGTTCAACTGGCTTTACGCAAAGCACACTAACGGCACGATGGTGCTGCGCATCGAGGATACCGACCGCGAACGCTCCAGCGATGCGGCAACCCAGGCCATTCTGGATGGGCTGACCTGGCTTGGGCTTTCCTGGGATGGCGAGGCCATATCGCAGTTCGAGCGCGCACCGCGCCACCGCGAGGTCGCCGAGGAATTGGTGCGCCTGGGCAAGGCCTATTACAGTTACGAGACGCCTGCCGAGCTCGAGGCAATGCGCGAGGCGGCGCGGGCCAAGGGCCTGCCGCCGCGCTATAATGGCCAGTGGCGCGATCGCGGCCCATCCGAGGCCCCGCCCGGCGTCAAGGGTGCCATTCGCATCAAGGCGCCGACCGAGGGCGAGACGGTCGTGCACGACCGCGTCCAGGGCGAGGTGCGCTTCCCCAACAAGGATCTCGACGATTTCATCATCCTGCGTTCGGACGGCAATCCGACCTACATGCATGCCGTGGTCGTCGACGATCACGACATGGGTGTCACGCACATCATCCGCGGCGACGACCACCTGACCAATGCCGCCCGCCAGACCGTGATCTACACGGCCATGGGCTGGGACGTGCCGTCCATGTCGCACATCCCGCTGATCCATGGTGCCGATGGTGCCAAGCTGTCGAAGCGGCATGGCGCGCTTGGCGTCGAGGCCTATCGCGCCATGGGCTACCTGCCGGAGGCGCTGCTCAACTACCTGGCGCGCCTGGGCTGGAGCCATGGCGACGACGAGATCATGTCGATCAAGGACATGATCTCCTGGTTCGACATCGGCGACGTCAACAAGGGCGCGGCCCGCTTCGACTTCGCCAAGCTGGAAGCGATCAACGGCGCGCATATGCGCAAGATGGCCGATGCCGAGCTGTTCGACATCTTCATCGCCACCTTGCCCTATCTCGAGGGCGGTCCGGCAATGGCCGCACGCCTTGACGATCGCAACAAGGCGCAGCTTCTGGCGGCTCTCCCAGGTCTGAAGGAGCGCGCCAAGACACTGGTCGAGCTTGTCGACGGCGCCGCCTTCCTGTTTGCCACCCGGCCGCTGCCGATCGACGACAAGGCAGCCCTCCTGCTCAATGACGATGCCCGCAAGATCCTGCGTGGCGCTCACGAAGCTTTGAATGCGCTTTCAGGTGACTGGACGGCTGCCGCGGCCGAGGCTGCGATCCGCGAGGTTGCACTGGCTGGCGGCCACAAGCTCGGTGCCGTGGCCCAACCTTTACGGGCTGCGCTGACCGGCAAGAGCACCTCGCCGGGTGTGTTCGACGTGCTTGCCGTGCTCGGGCGCGAGGAGAGCCTGGCGCGCATAGCGGATCAAATCGATTAG
- a CDS encoding ComEC/Rec2 family competence protein, whose product MAGRGRGLDQGEDANVGVSERSLFAMPLPASPPPSPVIPGTGIQPLQADVPAPVSPAHGRIVRARRRLGQVSLPRLRHSVAKAAELELDRGIAFLLVPVCLAIGAIGYFSLAAEPDFPKLIAVVVLTGICALVSRSWPKTHLCFMAALLCALGLLAGKVETWRVGTQMLGSEISTQLTGRVVSLEQMETGRIRLTIDVTATARPKLRYVPERVRLSARKIPSEMTAGSLITGYAKLLPPTGPVRPESYDFSFDSYFAGIGGSGFFLGNPKVVSASDDDMPISARLSSGIENSREAIADHIRGTVSGAEGEIAAALIVGVRAGIPDEINEAMRRTGIYHIISISGLHMALVAGTIMGLLRGAFALFPDFSARRPVKKYAAAAALVSIAAYLIISGVVVAAERSFIMLAVMLIAVLFDRAALTMRNLAISAIAVIVVSPHEVVGPSFQMSFAATAALVGAYAGWADHRAGKSRPPPPKRSLPGFLARKFLLATGGLAMTSIIAGSATALFAIWHFQRVSPLSLVANLAIMPIVSVVMFLAVASALLMPFGLDWPALYLMGKGLTAMIAISAWISDRSPVDGVGLISQQSVLLVTIALVIATTATTWLRLAAVPFVLASVLTIPDTRTPDVLISEDARLVAMPIGGGELAVSRARPNEFMVDNWKRALRSEAIVVPETFTRGDGQFEIADATELPPGAPFYCTDGVCLAKHTSGAIIAYVEDRKDSWKACGFADLIVVNDATGYDACHNPLVLVITKRQLARKGSAAVFFNRQSAITPATVSFAVDSPYRPWHAQRKFSREARGLPPYKKPEKPAAVPAQ is encoded by the coding sequence ATGGCTGGACGAGGCCGGGGCTTGGATCAGGGCGAGGACGCCAATGTTGGCGTCAGCGAACGATCCCTGTTTGCGATGCCTTTGCCGGCGTCGCCGCCGCCATCACCTGTCATTCCAGGCACTGGCATTCAACCCTTGCAAGCGGATGTTCCAGCGCCAGTTTCGCCCGCCCACGGCAGGATCGTGCGGGCCCGTCGGCGACTTGGTCAGGTTTCATTGCCGCGCCTGCGCCATAGCGTGGCCAAGGCGGCGGAGCTGGAGCTTGACCGGGGCATCGCCTTCCTGCTGGTGCCGGTCTGCCTGGCGATTGGGGCGATCGGCTATTTCTCGCTGGCCGCGGAGCCTGATTTCCCAAAACTCATCGCGGTCGTCGTGCTGACGGGGATATGTGCGCTTGTCTCGCGTTCCTGGCCGAAAACCCATCTGTGCTTCATGGCGGCGCTGCTGTGCGCTCTGGGTTTGCTCGCAGGCAAGGTCGAGACATGGCGGGTCGGAACGCAGATGCTGGGTTCGGAAATCTCGACCCAACTGACCGGGCGTGTGGTCTCGCTCGAGCAAATGGAAACTGGCCGCATCCGACTGACCATCGACGTGACAGCGACCGCCCGGCCGAAACTGCGCTACGTGCCGGAAAGGGTACGGCTTTCGGCGCGCAAGATACCGTCGGAGATGACCGCCGGCTCACTCATTACCGGCTATGCCAAACTGTTGCCGCCGACCGGTCCGGTGCGGCCGGAAAGCTACGACTTCTCCTTCGACAGCTATTTCGCCGGCATCGGCGGCAGCGGCTTCTTTCTCGGCAATCCAAAAGTTGTGTCGGCCAGCGACGATGACATGCCGATCTCGGCCCGTCTTTCCTCAGGGATAGAAAATTCGCGCGAAGCCATCGCAGACCATATCAGGGGCACTGTCAGCGGCGCCGAAGGTGAGATCGCGGCGGCGCTGATCGTCGGCGTACGTGCCGGCATTCCCGATGAAATCAACGAAGCGATGCGGCGCACCGGCATTTATCACATCATCTCCATTTCGGGTCTGCACATGGCGCTGGTCGCCGGCACAATCATGGGTCTGTTGCGCGGTGCCTTCGCGCTGTTTCCAGACTTTTCCGCGCGCCGGCCGGTGAAAAAATACGCGGCCGCAGCTGCGCTGGTCTCGATCGCTGCCTATCTCATCATTTCGGGCGTCGTCGTTGCTGCCGAGCGTAGCTTCATCATGCTGGCGGTGATGCTGATTGCAGTGCTGTTTGATCGGGCGGCGCTGACCATGCGCAATCTGGCGATCTCGGCGATCGCCGTCATTGTGGTATCGCCGCATGAGGTGGTCGGCCCGAGTTTTCAGATGTCCTTTGCAGCAACGGCTGCGCTTGTCGGCGCCTATGCCGGCTGGGCGGATCACCGTGCGGGAAAATCCAGACCGCCGCCGCCAAAGCGATCCTTGCCCGGCTTCCTGGCGCGGAAATTTCTGCTGGCGACAGGCGGCCTGGCCATGACCTCGATCATAGCCGGAAGTGCCACGGCGCTGTTTGCTATCTGGCATTTCCAGCGCGTGTCGCCGCTCAGCCTGGTCGCCAATTTGGCGATCATGCCGATTGTATCAGTCGTGATGTTTCTGGCTGTAGCCAGCGCGCTGTTGATGCCGTTTGGACTGGATTGGCCAGCCCTTTATTTGATGGGCAAGGGCCTGACCGCAATGATCGCCATCTCGGCGTGGATATCGGATCGCTCTCCAGTCGATGGAGTAGGCCTGATTTCTCAACAGTCCGTCTTGCTGGTGACGATTGCCCTGGTTATCGCGACCACGGCGACGACATGGCTTCGGCTTGCCGCGGTTCCCTTCGTGCTTGCCAGTGTGCTGACCATCCCGGACACGCGAACACCGGATGTGTTGATCTCGGAGGACGCCAGGCTGGTTGCAATGCCGATCGGAGGCGGCGAACTCGCTGTCAGCCGCGCGCGTCCAAACGAATTCATGGTCGACAATTGGAAACGTGCGTTGCGATCCGAAGCCATCGTCGTCCCGGAAACCTTCACCAGAGGTGACGGGCAATTCGAGATCGCGGATGCCACGGAACTGCCGCCAGGAGCGCCGTTCTATTGCACTGACGGCGTCTGTCTGGCCAAGCACACGTCCGGTGCGATTATTGCTTATGTCGAAGACCGCAAGGACAGCTGGAAGGCCTGCGGGTTCGCCGACCTGATCGTCGTCAATGACGCGACGGGCTATGATGCCTGTCACAACCCGCTGGTTCTCGTCATCACCAAGCGGCAGCTTGCCCGCAAAGGCAGCGCGGCCGTCTTTTTCAATCGCCAATCGGCGATCACGCCGGCAACCGTCAGCTTCGCCGTGGACAGCCCGTACCGACCCTGGCACGCGCAACGCAAATTCTCGCGTGAGGCGAGGGGCCTGCCACCTTACAAGAAACCTGAAAAGCCGGCTGCCGTTCCTGCTCAATAA
- the lexA gene encoding transcriptional repressor LexA: MLTRKQHELLMFIHERLKESGIPPSFDEMKEALDLASKSGIHRLITALEERGFIRRLPNRARALEVLRLPDSIAPGLNAAKKFSPSVIQGSLGQGGLGRQLKPATPSRLPAAGNDDDVVSAVSIPVMGRIAAGVPIDAIQHQTHSISVPPDMIMGGEHYALEVKGDSMIEAGIFDGDTVIIRNADTAQPGEIIVALVDEEEATLKRFRRKGASIALEAANPAYETRIFGPDRVKVQGKLVGLIRRY; encoded by the coding sequence ATGCTGACGCGCAAGCAACATGAACTTTTGATGTTCATCCATGAACGGCTGAAGGAAAGCGGTATCCCGCCGTCCTTCGACGAGATGAAGGAAGCGCTCGATCTCGCCTCCAAGTCAGGCATCCATCGTCTGATCACGGCACTGGAGGAACGCGGTTTTATCAGGCGGCTGCCCAACCGGGCACGCGCGCTGGAGGTGCTGCGGCTGCCGGATTCAATCGCGCCGGGTCTCAACGCGGCCAAGAAGTTCTCGCCAAGCGTCATCCAGGGCAGTCTTGGTCAGGGTGGCCTTGGCCGCCAACTCAAGCCTGCAACGCCATCGCGCCTGCCCGCTGCCGGCAATGACGACGACGTGGTTTCGGCGGTGTCGATCCCTGTGATGGGGCGTATCGCCGCCGGTGTGCCCATCGATGCCATCCAGCATCAGACGCATTCCATTTCGGTGCCGCCGGATATGATCATGGGTGGCGAACATTATGCGCTGGAGGTCAAGGGCGACTCGATGATCGAGGCCGGCATCTTCGACGGTGACACCGTCATCATCCGCAATGCCGATACCGCCCAGCCTGGCGAGATCATCGTGGCGCTGGTGGATGAGGAGGAAGCGACGCTGAAGCGGTTCCGCCGCAAGGGCGCCTCGATTGCGCTTGAAGCCGCCAATCCGGCCTATGAAACGCGTATCTTCGGCCCCGACAGGGTCAAGGTGCAAGGCAAGCTGGTCGGGCTGATCCGGCGTTATTGA